Proteins from a genomic interval of Spiroplasma diminutum CUAS-1:
- a CDS encoding F0F1 ATP synthase subunit C — protein MFLAEGDDIGTGLKMLGAGLTGTGMIGASIGQGIVGYGACVAIGRNPETAPKITSTLIVTAGFCESGAIYALVIAILLIFVA, from the coding sequence ATGTTTTTAGCAGAAGGTGATGATATTGGAACTGGATTGAAAATGTTAGGAGCAGGACTTACTGGAACTGGAATGATTGGAGCTTCAATTGGTCAAGGTATAGTTGGTTATGGAGCATGTGTTGCTATTGGAAGAAATCCAGAGACAGCTCCAAAAATTACTTCAACATTAATAGTTACAGCAGGATTTTGTGAATCTGGTGCTATCTATGCTTTAGTTATTGCAATATTATTAATCTTTGTAGCATAA
- a CDS encoding 5'-3' exonuclease produces the protein MDKKKVVIIDGYHLLHKGYYGSLKRKKIAMNRDGVLINAVYVFVANIFQLVQSNEYHSVIVTFDVGKECWRRDIYPEYKATRKETPSDLIPQMQLVRDFLTSANIPWYEKVKFEGDDIMGTIARIAVKLGYGVDIVSNDKDTYQLVCDDVRIVSQQSKKCKQEVITKKEVFEKFGCKPCQIPDIKALLGDQSDNIKGVRGMHYNTATKLITKYGCVENIFKNLNDFPEEQRKKLESCKEQVLMNKKIAKILKNVEIGRINFKPTRINYIRFMGFLKREKMWVFTKMIEDKVQEQLMYREKRKAEQEINS, from the coding sequence ATGGATAAGAAAAAAGTGGTGATTATTGATGGCTATCATCTGCTTCATAAAGGATATTATGGGAGTTTAAAAAGAAAAAAAATAGCAATGAACAGAGATGGTGTTTTAATAAATGCTGTTTATGTTTTTGTAGCGAATATATTTCAATTAGTTCAATCAAATGAATATCACTCAGTTATAGTTACATTTGATGTGGGAAAGGAATGTTGAAGAAGAGACATTTATCCAGAATATAAAGCAACAAGAAAAGAAACACCAAGTGATTTGATTCCTCAAATGCAACTTGTAAGAGACTTTTTGACATCAGCAAATATTCCATGATATGAAAAAGTTAAATTTGAAGGTGACGATATTATGGGAACTATCGCAAGAATAGCAGTTAAACTTGGTTATGGAGTTGATATAGTTTCAAACGATAAGGATACCTATCAATTAGTTTGTGATGATGTCAGAATAGTTTCACAACAATCAAAAAAATGTAAGCAAGAAGTAATTACAAAAAAAGAGGTATTTGAAAAATTTGGATGTAAACCTTGTCAAATACCTGACATTAAAGCTTTACTTGGAGATCAATCAGATAACATTAAAGGTGTAAGAGGAATGCATTACAATACAGCAACTAAACTTATTACAAAATATGGTTGTGTAGAAAATATATTTAAAAATTTAAATGATTTTCCAGAAGAACAAAGAAAGAAACTTGAAAGTTGTAAAGAACAAGTTTTAATGAATAAAAAGATAGCTAAAATATTAAAGAACGTAGAAATTGGAAGAATTAATTTCAAACCAACTAGAATAAATTATATTAGATTTATGGGTTTTTTAAAACGAGAAAAAATGTGAGTATTTACAAAAATGATTGAAGATAAAGTTCAAGAACAACTAATGTATAGAGAAAAAAGAAAAGCAGAACAAGAAATCAATTCTTAA
- the atpG gene encoding ATP synthase F1 subunit gamma — MPNLSELKSEINNINDIGKITGAMELVATAKLKKISKRMGSIQTYLNEVYDIFNYIISHSEDSIYLKKPNQVSNKTLWIVIGSNLGLCGGYNSNIFKTLKPLINKQTDNVIAIGSKVVSFCKANNIEIKEQYTDIDVDFSNEQSRKMSVNLLNYFVQKEFDEIKIVYTKFINNVTFEPKVLDMFPIEKKEEDNEIHQDVILEPDPETVLTTSVSMYLNTILFGTIIESQVSEQANRRMAMEAANKNGKEISENLSVLFNRKRQENITQEISEIIGGANAQSEG, encoded by the coding sequence ATGCCAAATTTAAGTGAATTAAAAAGTGAAATAAATAATATAAATGATATTGGAAAAATAACAGGAGCAATGGAATTAGTTGCAACTGCTAAATTAAAAAAAATATCAAAAAGAATGGGAAGTATTCAAACTTATTTAAATGAGGTTTATGATATTTTCAATTATATTATTTCTCACTCAGAGGATTCAATATATTTAAAAAAACCAAATCAAGTAAGTAATAAAACTTTGTGAATAGTCATTGGTTCAAATCTTGGCCTATGTGGAGGATATAATTCAAATATATTTAAAACATTAAAGCCATTAATTAACAAACAAACAGATAATGTTATTGCTATTGGAAGTAAAGTTGTAAGTTTTTGTAAAGCTAACAATATTGAAATCAAAGAACAATATACAGATATTGATGTTGATTTCTCAAATGAACAATCAAGAAAAATGTCTGTAAATTTACTAAATTATTTTGTTCAAAAGGAATTTGATGAAATAAAAATTGTATACACAAAATTTATTAATAATGTAACTTTTGAACCAAAGGTTTTAGATATGTTTCCGATAGAAAAAAAAGAAGAAGATAATGAAATTCATCAAGATGTTATATTAGAACCAGATCCAGAAACAGTTTTAACAACAAGTGTTTCAATGTATTTAAATACAATATTATTTGGAACAATAATTGAATCACAGGTTTCAGAACAAGCTAATAGAAGAATGGCAATGGAAGCTGCGAATAAGAACGGAAAAGAAATTTCTGAAAATTTAAGTGTATTGTTTAATAGAAAAAGACAAGAAAATATTACTCAAGAAATTAGTGAAATTATTGGTGGAGCAAATGCTCAAAGTGAAGGTTAG
- a CDS encoding YigZ family protein — MIFLKILTDNKVFKEELTIKKSKFITYIAKIKCKSELEEFIKISTDKNATHNCYAFRYGDEKLTYGYNNDGEPNGTAGEPLLKLIEINELTNIIIFVKRYYGGIKLGTGGLQKAYSSVAIDLLKEVNLKKLEFLNLIEIEFKISDVKSIGLFLKNISKEIKYNYVDDKVFAKFKVDNIEKLEPIKNKINIIKKEQGYY; from the coding sequence ATGATATTTCTTAAAATACTAACGGATAATAAAGTTTTTAAAGAGGAATTAACTATTAAGAAATCTAAATTTATTACCTATATTGCAAAAATTAAATGTAAATCAGAATTGGAAGAATTCATAAAAATTAGCACTGATAAAAATGCTACTCATAATTGCTATGCCTTCAGGTATGGTGATGAGAAATTAACTTATGGATATAATAATGATGGTGAACCAAATGGAACAGCAGGTGAACCTTTATTAAAGCTCATTGAAATAAATGAACTTACCAATATTATTATTTTTGTTAAAAGGTATTATGGTGGAATTAAGTTAGGAACCGGAGGATTGCAAAAGGCATATAGTTCAGTTGCAATAGATTTATTGAAGGAAGTTAACTTAAAAAAATTAGAATTTCTTAACCTTATAGAAATAGAATTTAAAATTTCAGATGTTAAAAGCATTGGTTTATTTTTAAAAAATATTTCTAAAGAAATCAAATACAACTATGTAGATGATAAGGTTTTTGCAAAATTTAAAGTAGATAACATTGAAAAATTGGAACCTATTAAAAACAAGATAAATATTATCAAAAAAGAACAAGGGTATTATTAA
- the atpF gene encoding F0F1 ATP synthase subunit B: MLLLVAGIPNIIENLFPNLANFIAHILSTIVILVLLTKLVYKPFRETIKERRKKINELLDDAVSKQAKANKNNKEAFKMLDSAKEESKQIINSAKLSADNLKFEIIENARVEATNIQTHAQKIIDFERNEMHEQIRQEAIDLAFIAVEKLLNENISKDKNEKMIQDFIKTLD, translated from the coding sequence ATGCTTTTATTAGTTGCTGGAATTCCCAATATTATTGAGAATTTATTTCCTAACTTAGCTAATTTTATTGCTCACATTTTGTCAACAATAGTTATTCTTGTGTTGCTTACAAAATTAGTTTATAAACCATTTAGAGAAACAATTAAAGAACGTAGAAAAAAAATTAATGAACTTTTAGATGACGCTGTTTCAAAACAAGCGAAAGCTAATAAAAATAATAAAGAAGCTTTTAAAATGTTAGATTCTGCAAAAGAAGAATCAAAACAAATTATTAATTCAGCAAAATTATCTGCAGATAATTTGAAATTTGAAATTATTGAAAATGCAAGAGTTGAAGCTACAAATATTCAAACACATGCACAAAAAATAATTGATTTTGAAAGAAATGAAATGCACGAACAAATAAGACAAGAAGCAATTGATCTTGCATTTATTGCAGTTGAAAAATTATTGAATGAAAATATTTCTAAAGATAAAAATGAAAAAATGATTCAAGACTTTATAAAGACTTTGGACTAA
- a CDS encoding F0F1 ATP synthase subunit A, whose translation MFLTEGAGLGDVLFTLTPQLLSILITCIIICTFCIVYNVKIRNYKEDKKLTGFLVLTEMFITKVENMVVTIMGKQHRKLTPYIMYLFMYIIVSSVVAILGIEPLTTSYTVTLSMGLVTFIGIYYYGLKYQKLAFFKRYYNPIELIGQFVPLISLSFRLFGNMLGGSILLGLLYGSLIQLQGNIFWPDGPGMDWENKINYWWAGFNIFSVISLPWLHLYFDLFDGTIQAIVFSMLTLSYWSGAKSGEGKDEGQEKPQR comes from the coding sequence ATGTTCCTTACTGAGGGTGCAGGTCTAGGCGATGTTTTGTTTACTTTAACCCCACAACTTTTATCAATTCTTATTACTTGTATTATAATTTGTACATTTTGTATAGTTTATAATGTAAAAATAAGAAATTATAAAGAGGATAAAAAATTAACAGGTTTTTTAGTATTAACAGAAATGTTTATTACTAAAGTTGAAAACATGGTTGTTACAATTATGGGTAAACAACATAGGAAGTTAACTCCATACATAATGTATTTATTTATGTATATTATTGTTTCTTCAGTTGTTGCAATTTTAGGAATAGAGCCTTTGACAACTTCTTATACAGTTACATTATCAATGGGTCTTGTGACTTTTATAGGTATATACTATTATGGATTAAAATATCAAAAACTAGCTTTCTTTAAAAGATATTATAATCCTATTGAATTAATTGGACAGTTTGTTCCATTAATATCTTTATCATTTAGGTTATTTGGAAATATGCTTGGTGGAAGTATTTTATTAGGACTATTATATGGTAGTCTAATACAACTTCAAGGAAATATTTTTTGACCTGATGGTCCTGGAATGGACTGAGAAAATAAAATTAATTATTGATGAGCAGGATTTAATATTTTTTCAGTAATTTCACTTCCATGATTACATTTATACTTTGACTTGTTCGATGGAACAATTCAAGCAATAGTTTTCTCAATGTTAACGTTATCTTACTGATCTGGTGCAAAATCTGGTGAAGGAAAAGATGAAGGACAAGAGAAACCACAAAGATAA
- a CDS encoding F0F1 ATP synthase subunit delta, whose product MLKQTLINNWATAISEIAIEEKKVELFTKTLEELKEVFILNPDVINFLSNRSITISKRLEFVDKIFKSEIDILILNCLKLIIERESFYSVNYIFTAAIKKLWESLNISKGIIYSTIEIDKKLIKIMEEKIHKKINHEIKLENKIDSSLIAGVRIEVANNVFDFSLKGKAEDMKNSILENRK is encoded by the coding sequence ATGTTAAAACAAACTTTAATTAATAACTGAGCCACAGCAATTAGTGAAATTGCAATTGAAGAAAAGAAAGTTGAATTATTTACTAAAACTTTAGAAGAGTTAAAGGAAGTCTTTATTTTAAATCCTGATGTGATTAATTTTTTATCAAATAGATCAATTACGATTAGTAAAAGATTAGAATTTGTTGATAAAATTTTCAAATCAGAGATTGATATATTAATTTTGAATTGTTTGAAATTAATTATTGAAAGAGAAAGTTTTTATTCAGTTAATTATATTTTTACTGCAGCTATTAAAAAACTTTGGGAAAGTTTAAATATTTCAAAAGGAATAATTTATTCTACAATTGAAATTGATAAAAAACTAATTAAAATCATGGAAGAAAAAATTCATAAAAAAATTAATCATGAAATAAAATTAGAAAATAAAATTGACAGCTCTTTAATTGCTGGAGTAAGAATTGAAGTTGCCAATAATGTCTTTGACTTTTCATTAAAAGGAAAAGCTGAGGATATGAAAAATAGTATTTTAGAAAATAGAAAATAG
- a CDS encoding F0F1 ATP synthase subunit epsilon has protein sequence MQLTKLKIITPDEIYIDDLEVEYVNVRTADGQITVYANHSPVVSTLLIGDMKYEINGVIKYIHLHRGIIQVSKDQVKILTQRLYEVNEKGQRIKK, from the coding sequence ATGCAATTAACTAAATTAAAAATTATTACACCTGATGAAATATATATTGATGATTTAGAAGTAGAGTACGTAAATGTAAGAACTGCAGATGGTCAAATAACTGTTTATGCAAATCATTCACCAGTAGTTTCAACTTTATTGATTGGTGATATGAAATATGAAATTAATGGAGTTATAAAATATATTCATTTGCATAGAGGAATTATTCAAGTATCAAAAGACCAAGTTAAAATATTAACTCAAAGACTTTATGAGGTTAATGAAAAAGGTCAAAGAATAAAAAAATAA
- the atpD gene encoding F0F1 ATP synthase subunit beta, with translation MTEKITQGKVVQVMGPVVDVKFKQEDMPKLYNTIELDNNGVKLVLEVVQHIGDDLVRTIAMGPTEGLVRGIIGTNTGRPISVPVGEKVLGRMFNVLGDPIDNKPQVEGERMPIHRLAPNYDELATSAEILETGIKVVDLMMPFAKGGKIGLFGGAGVGKTVLVQELINNVAKAHGGISVFAGVGERTREGNDLYYEMIDAGVIDKTSLVFGQMNEPPGARMRVALTGLTIAEYFRDIKNQDVLLFIDNIFRFTQAGSEVSALLGRMPSAVGYQPTLATEMGALQERITSTQKGSITSVQAVYVPADDLTDPAPATTFAHLDARVVLDRTIASLGIYPAIDPLNSSSRMLDPEIVGENHYQIALKVQEILQKYKELQSIIAILGMEELSEEDKIVVNRARKIRNFMSQPFTVGEKFTGRSGKYVPVADTIRSFESILNGNLDDIPEVLFMYAGSIEEVIERSKDKN, from the coding sequence ATGACAGAAAAAATTACACAAGGTAAAGTTGTTCAAGTTATGGGTCCTGTTGTTGATGTGAAATTTAAACAAGAGGATATGCCAAAACTTTATAATACAATTGAGTTAGACAATAACGGAGTTAAGTTAGTTTTAGAAGTTGTTCAACATATTGGAGATGACTTAGTTAGAACTATTGCTATGGGACCAACTGAAGGATTAGTAAGAGGAATTATTGGAACAAATACTGGAAGACCAATTAGTGTTCCAGTTGGTGAAAAAGTTCTTGGAAGAATGTTTAATGTTTTAGGAGATCCAATAGATAATAAACCACAAGTTGAAGGTGAAAGAATGCCAATTCATAGACTTGCTCCAAATTATGATGAGCTTGCAACTTCTGCTGAAATATTAGAAACAGGTATTAAAGTTGTTGACTTAATGATGCCATTTGCAAAAGGTGGTAAGATTGGTTTGTTTGGTGGAGCTGGAGTTGGGAAAACAGTTTTAGTTCAGGAATTAATTAATAACGTTGCTAAAGCTCATGGTGGAATTTCAGTTTTTGCTGGAGTTGGAGAAAGAACCAGAGAAGGAAATGACCTTTATTATGAAATGATTGATGCAGGAGTTATAGATAAAACATCTTTAGTTTTTGGTCAAATGAATGAACCACCAGGAGCAAGGATGAGAGTAGCTCTAACTGGTTTAACAATTGCAGAATATTTTAGAGATATAAAAAATCAAGATGTACTTTTATTTATAGATAATATTTTTAGATTTACACAAGCAGGTTCAGAAGTTTCTGCATTATTAGGAAGAATGCCTTCAGCTGTTGGATATCAACCAACTTTAGCAACTGAGATGGGAGCACTTCAAGAAAGAATTACTTCAACTCAAAAAGGTTCAATTACTTCTGTTCAAGCAGTTTATGTTCCAGCAGATGATTTAACTGATCCAGCACCAGCAACAACATTTGCTCATTTAGATGCACGTGTTGTTCTTGATAGAACAATTGCTTCATTAGGTATTTATCCTGCAATTGATCCTTTGAATTCAAGTTCAAGAATGTTAGATCCTGAAATTGTTGGAGAAAATCATTATCAAATAGCTTTAAAAGTTCAAGAAATTTTACAAAAATATAAGGAATTACAATCAATTATTGCAATTCTTGGTATGGAAGAACTTTCAGAAGAAGATAAAATTGTTGTTAATAGAGCTAGAAAAATTAGAAACTTTATGTCTCAACCTTTTACAGTTGGTGAAAAATTTACAGGGAGAAGTGGTAAATATGTACCAGTTGCAGATACAATCAGATCATTTGAATCTATATTAAATGGAAATTTAGATGATATTCCTGAAGTTCTATTTATGTATGCAGGTTCAATTGAAGAAGTTATTGAAAGATCAAAAGATAAGAATTAA
- a CDS encoding MG406 family protein — MELNKEIIILFKNKKVIMYLILIFMILIILSILAFIKIVNYTFITGYLLASCFLYFSFIFMKFAIRDLTNSLNPYNYVFFSILRAGFYIVPFLISFYLPDIFNVYGLLIGFVINWIPLVFIHKQSK; from the coding sequence ATGGAACTTAATAAGGAGATTATAATTTTGTTTAAAAATAAAAAAGTAATTATGTATTTAATCCTTATTTTTATGATTCTGATTATATTATCAATTCTAGCTTTCATTAAAATAGTAAATTACACATTTATCACAGGATATCTTTTAGCATCTTGTTTTTTGTATTTTTCATTTATATTCATGAAATTTGCAATAAGGGATTTAACAAATAGCTTAAATCCCTACAATTATGTATTTTTTTCAATTTTAAGAGCAGGATTCTATATTGTTCCATTCCTTATAAGTTTTTATTTACCTGATATATTCAATGTCTATGGATTATTAATTGGATTTGTAATAAACTGAATTCCTTTGGTTTTTATACATAAACAAAGTAAGTAA
- the atpA gene encoding F0F1 ATP synthase subunit alpha, which yields MPLKINEISEVIKKQIKEYGKTVIESQEGTVASIGDGVALLFGLDDVMMGELLIFSNDIYGMALNLEEGAVGAVIMGDDSKIRQGDKVIRTGKVVETPVGDSLLGRVLNGIGLPIDGNGPLNNKDFSPVEKIASGVMSRKSVSQPMETGIIAIDAIIPIGKGQRELIIGDRQTGKTAIAIDAIINQQGKNVKCIYVAIGQKESTVAQVVEKLKQAGSMEYTTVISASASESAPMQYIAPYTGVSIAEEWMSKGNDVLIVYDDLSKHAIAYRTLALLLRRPPGREAYPGDVFYLHSRLLERAARVNENFGGGSITALPIIETQAGDISAYIPTNVISITDGQIFLSEQLFNSGIRPAVDTGLSVSRVGSSAQIKAVKQVAGTLKLELAQYYELQSFAKFGSDLDETTKETLNHGQKIVELLKQRQYRPTSQIDQAIVLLAIKERLIKWLPISEMINFKELIINHFENDKSAKALRKMLEAEKEFSDKLYTDITSQIILVLKDIISKLTGYNITDFGKEEEFEKLK from the coding sequence ATGCCACTTAAAATAAATGAAATATCAGAAGTTATAAAAAAGCAAATCAAAGAATATGGTAAGACAGTTATTGAATCACAAGAAGGTACTGTTGCAAGTATTGGTGATGGTGTTGCACTATTATTTGGTCTTGATGATGTAATGATGGGTGAACTTTTAATTTTCTCAAATGATATTTATGGTATGGCTCTTAATTTAGAAGAGGGAGCAGTTGGTGCTGTTATCATGGGTGATGATTCAAAAATTCGTCAAGGTGATAAAGTAATAAGAACTGGAAAAGTTGTTGAAACCCCAGTTGGAGACTCATTACTTGGAAGAGTATTAAATGGTATTGGACTTCCTATTGATGGAAATGGTCCATTGAATAATAAAGATTTTTCACCTGTTGAAAAAATTGCTTCAGGAGTTATGTCAAGAAAATCTGTTAGTCAACCAATGGAAACTGGAATAATTGCAATTGATGCTATTATTCCAATTGGAAAAGGTCAACGTGAATTAATTATTGGAGATAGACAAACTGGAAAAACTGCTATTGCAATTGATGCAATTATTAATCAGCAAGGTAAAAATGTTAAATGTATCTATGTTGCAATTGGACAAAAGGAATCTACAGTTGCACAAGTTGTAGAAAAATTAAAACAAGCAGGTTCAATGGAATACACAACAGTTATTTCAGCTTCAGCAAGTGAATCAGCTCCAATGCAATATATTGCTCCATATACTGGAGTTTCAATTGCAGAAGAATGAATGTCAAAAGGAAATGATGTTTTAATAGTCTATGATGATTTATCAAAACACGCAATTGCTTATAGAACATTAGCTTTATTGTTAAGAAGACCACCAGGTCGTGAAGCTTATCCTGGAGATGTATTTTATTTACATTCAAGATTACTTGAAAGAGCAGCAAGAGTTAATGAAAATTTTGGTGGTGGAAGTATAACAGCATTACCAATAATTGAAACTCAGGCAGGAGATATATCAGCATATATTCCAACAAATGTTATTTCAATTACTGATGGACAAATCTTTTTATCAGAACAATTATTTAATTCAGGAATTAGACCTGCTGTAGACACAGGGTTATCAGTTTCAAGAGTAGGATCTTCTGCTCAAATAAAAGCTGTTAAACAAGTAGCAGGAACTCTAAAATTAGAATTAGCACAATATTATGAATTGCAGTCATTTGCAAAATTTGGAAGTGATTTAGATGAAACAACAAAAGAGACATTAAATCATGGTCAAAAAATAGTTGAGCTTTTAAAACAAAGACAATATAGACCAACTTCGCAAATTGATCAAGCAATAGTTTTATTAGCTATTAAAGAAAGATTAATAAAATGGTTACCAATAAGTGAAATGATTAATTTTAAGGAATTAATTATAAATCACTTCGAAAATGATAAAAGTGCAAAGGCACTAAGAAAAATGTTAGAAGCGGAAAAAGAATTTAGTGACAAGTTATATACTGATATAACTTCACAAATTATATTAGTTTTAAAAGATATAATTTCAAAATTGACTGGTTACAATATTACTGATTTTGGTAAAGAAGAAGAGTTTGAAAAACTAAAATAA